From Afipia carboxidovorans OM5, one genomic window encodes:
- a CDS encoding L-threonylcarbamoyladenylate synthase, whose translation MTLILTTKILPAAEATRPAAECLAAGGLVAFPTETVYGLGADGTNGSAIARLYEAKGRPSFNPLIAHVPTLEAAQRIARFNDTAFKLARAFWPGPLTLVLPKTADCPVSDLATAGLETVAVRIPAHPVAQAILQALGRPIVAPSANRSGHVSPTTAAHVRDDLDGRIDLIVDGGPVQVGVESTIVGCTGTPILLRPGGTPRAAIEAVLGTPLARQPAPVQNGPLAPGMLASHYAPSANVRLNATELRNGEALLAFGPPLPGAPAGRTLNLSPRGDLIEAAANLFSHLRALDETGARTIAVMPIPTAGLGEAINDRLRRAAAERPAP comes from the coding sequence ATGACCCTGATTTTGACCACAAAAATCCTTCCCGCGGCGGAGGCGACCCGCCCGGCGGCAGAATGTCTGGCGGCTGGCGGCCTCGTCGCCTTCCCGACCGAGACCGTCTATGGCCTTGGCGCGGACGGCACCAACGGAAGCGCCATTGCGCGGCTTTACGAAGCCAAGGGGCGGCCCTCCTTCAACCCGCTCATTGCCCATGTGCCGACGCTGGAAGCCGCCCAGCGCATCGCCCGCTTCAACGACACCGCCTTCAAGCTTGCGAGGGCCTTCTGGCCGGGGCCGCTGACGCTGGTGCTGCCCAAAACGGCCGATTGCCCGGTTTCGGACCTCGCCACCGCGGGGCTCGAGACGGTCGCCGTGCGGATTCCGGCGCATCCGGTGGCGCAGGCGATTCTGCAGGCGCTCGGCCGGCCGATCGTCGCCCCTTCGGCCAATCGCTCCGGCCATGTCTCGCCGACGACCGCCGCGCATGTCCGTGATGATCTCGACGGCCGGATCGATCTCATCGTCGATGGCGGACCGGTCCAGGTCGGCGTCGAATCGACCATCGTCGGCTGCACTGGTACCCCCATTCTGCTGCGCCCCGGCGGCACACCTCGTGCCGCGATCGAAGCCGTACTCGGCACGCCGCTGGCGCGCCAGCCCGCGCCTGTGCAGAACGGCCCGCTCGCGCCCGGCATGCTGGCCTCGCATTATGCGCCCTCAGCCAATGTCCGACTCAATGCCACGGAGCTTCGCAACGGCGAGGCGCTGCTTGCCTTCGGCCCGCCGCTCCCCGGTGCGCCTGCGGGCCGCACGCTCAACCTCTCGCCGCGTGGCGATTTGATCGAAGCTGCTGCCAACCTGTTCAGCCATCTGCGGGCGCTGGACGAGACCGGCGCGCGCACGATAGCCGTGATGCCGATTCCCACTGCCGGCCTCGGCGAGGCGATCAACGACCGGCTGCGCCGCGCCGCCGCCGAGCGGCCCGCGCCATGA
- a CDS encoding DUF2147 domain-containing protein, protein MVLSAHNILLAGLACVAMTLTVPLPAAAQNTNPVVGTWRTEKGDATVRVTTCGSGICGKVVGLREPIDPDTGRPAVDNKNPNPALAQRPIIGLNLFNDMRETSATTWAGRIYNADDGQFYASKVAIEGPSRLRVEGCVGAICGGEIWTKVSR, encoded by the coding sequence ATGGTTCTTTCCGCACACAACATCCTTCTCGCCGGTCTCGCATGCGTTGCGATGACGCTCACGGTCCCGCTTCCCGCTGCCGCGCAGAATACCAATCCGGTTGTCGGCACGTGGCGGACGGAGAAAGGCGATGCCACGGTGCGCGTCACCACCTGCGGTAGCGGCATTTGCGGCAAGGTCGTCGGCTTGCGTGAGCCGATCGATCCGGACACCGGCAGGCCCGCGGTTGACAACAAGAATCCGAATCCCGCGCTGGCACAGCGCCCGATCATCGGGCTCAATCTCTTCAACGACATGCGCGAGACCAGCGCGACAACCTGGGCCGGCCGCATTTATAACGCCGACGACGGCCAGTTTTACGCGAGCAAGGTCGCTATCGAGGGCCCTTCGCGGCTACGCGTGGAAGGCTGCGTCGGCGCGATCTGCGGCGGCGAGATCTGGACCAAGGTCAGCCGCTGA
- the ribB gene encoding 3,4-dihydroxy-2-butanone-4-phosphate synthase, which translates to MPNTIAEVLKAFAAGELVVVTDDDDREGEGDLIVAATLCTPEKMAFIIRHTSGIVCAPITVEDARRLRLDPMVANNDSNHTTAFTVSIDYKPGMTTGISAEERLACCRALANPNAGAADFARPGHVFPLIAREGGVLLRSGHTEAAVDLCKLAGLPPVGVISELMNDDGTVMKGEQVTSFAAKHNLKHVTIADMIAYRQAREKLIERVSTFTVDSPIGPMQGYAYRSPFDPVYHAAFVYNGVGDGKGVLTRIHKPNLTRDIFFGSERLAKVLERFKANGSGVLVYLRDGVVGVPVAPIDQHHSSEADRNRQWREIGVGAQILRDLGVTSIRHLTSAVHDYKGLSGYGIEIVGNELFES; encoded by the coding sequence ATGCCGAACACTATAGCCGAAGTCCTGAAGGCATTTGCCGCGGGTGAACTCGTTGTCGTGACCGACGATGACGACCGTGAGGGCGAGGGCGATCTGATTGTTGCCGCCACCTTATGCACGCCGGAGAAGATGGCGTTCATCATCCGCCACACTTCCGGTATCGTATGTGCACCGATCACCGTCGAGGATGCGCGGCGCCTGCGGCTCGATCCGATGGTCGCGAACAACGATTCCAACCACACCACGGCATTCACGGTCTCCATCGACTACAAGCCCGGCATGACGACCGGCATTTCGGCGGAAGAGCGGCTTGCCTGCTGCCGTGCGCTCGCCAACCCGAATGCGGGTGCCGCGGACTTCGCCCGGCCGGGCCACGTCTTTCCGTTGATCGCGCGCGAGGGCGGCGTGCTGCTGCGCTCCGGCCATACCGAGGCGGCGGTTGATCTCTGCAAGCTCGCGGGCCTGCCGCCGGTCGGCGTCATCAGCGAACTGATGAACGACGACGGCACCGTGATGAAGGGCGAGCAGGTGACGAGCTTCGCCGCCAAGCACAACCTCAAGCATGTCACCATTGCCGACATGATCGCCTATCGGCAGGCGCGCGAGAAACTGATCGAGCGTGTCTCCACCTTCACCGTGGATTCGCCGATCGGCCCGATGCAGGGCTATGCCTATCGTTCGCCGTTCGATCCGGTCTATCACGCGGCCTTCGTCTATAATGGTGTCGGCGACGGCAAGGGTGTGCTAACCCGCATTCACAAGCCGAACCTCACGCGCGACATCTTCTTCGGATCGGAGCGCCTTGCGAAGGTGCTGGAGCGGTTCAAGGCGAACGGCAGCGGCGTGCTCGTCTATCTGCGCGACGGCGTGGTCGGCGTGCCGGTGGCGCCGATCGATCAGCATCATTCCTCGGAGGCGGATCGCAATCGGCAATGGCGCGAGATCGGTGTCGGCGCACAGATCCTGCGTGACCTCGGCGTGACGTCGATCCGCCATCTCACCTCCGCGGTCCATGACTACAAGGGTCTGTCGGGATACGGCATCGAGATCGTGGGGAACGAGCTGTTCGAGAGCTGA
- a CDS encoding acyl-CoA dehydrogenase: protein MSVRPQAKDKPVFKWDDPFLLEDQLTEDERMIRDTAHAYAQDKLLPRVLDAYADETADRDIFREMGELGLIGLTLPEEYGCANASYVAYGLVAREIERVDSGYRSMNSVQSSLVMYPIYSYGDEAQRKKYLPKLASGEWVGCFGLTEPDAGSDVDGMKTRAEKVSDGYRLTGSKMWISNAPIADVFVVWAKSQAHDNKVRGFILEKGMKGLSAPKIAGKLSLRASITGEVVMDGVVVPESALLPNVSGLAGPFGCLNRARYGISWGAMGAAEDCFHRARQYVLDRKQFGRPLAATQLVQKKLADMEAEIALGLQGSLRIGRLMDEGKVTPEMVSIMKRNNCGKALDIARVARDMHGGNGISSEFHVMRHAQNLESVNTYEGTHDVHALILGRAITGIQAFT, encoded by the coding sequence ATGAGCGTGCGCCCCCAGGCGAAGGACAAGCCCGTATTCAAATGGGACGATCCATTTCTCCTTGAAGACCAGCTAACCGAAGACGAGCGCATGATCCGCGATACGGCGCATGCCTACGCGCAGGACAAGCTGCTGCCGCGCGTGCTCGATGCCTATGCCGATGAGACGGCGGATCGCGACATTTTCCGCGAGATGGGCGAGCTTGGCCTGATCGGCCTCACGCTCCCCGAAGAATATGGCTGCGCCAACGCAAGTTACGTCGCCTATGGCCTTGTCGCGCGCGAGATCGAGCGGGTCGATTCCGGATATCGCTCGATGAACAGCGTGCAGTCCTCGCTGGTGATGTATCCGATCTATAGCTATGGCGACGAGGCGCAGCGCAAGAAATATCTGCCGAAGCTTGCGAGCGGCGAGTGGGTCGGCTGCTTTGGTCTGACCGAACCTGACGCAGGCTCCGATGTCGACGGCATGAAAACCCGCGCCGAGAAGGTTTCCGACGGCTATCGTCTCACTGGCTCGAAGATGTGGATATCGAATGCGCCGATCGCCGACGTGTTCGTGGTGTGGGCGAAGTCGCAGGCGCATGACAACAAGGTACGCGGCTTCATTCTCGAAAAGGGCATGAAGGGCCTCTCGGCGCCGAAGATCGCGGGCAAGCTGTCGTTGCGCGCCTCGATCACCGGCGAGGTGGTGATGGATGGCGTCGTGGTGCCGGAAAGCGCGCTGTTGCCGAATGTCTCCGGGCTTGCGGGGCCGTTCGGTTGCCTCAATCGCGCGCGTTACGGCATCTCCTGGGGTGCGATGGGCGCAGCGGAGGATTGCTTCCATCGCGCGCGGCAATATGTGCTCGACCGCAAGCAGTTCGGCCGGCCGCTCGCCGCGACCCAGCTCGTGCAGAAGAAGCTCGCGGACATGGAGGCCGAGATTGCACTCGGTTTGCAGGGATCATTGCGGATCGGCCGGTTGATGGACGAGGGCAAGGTCACGCCTGAGATGGTTTCGATCATGAAGCGCAACAATTGCGGCAAGGCGCTCGACATCGCCCGTGTCGCACGCGACATGCACGGCGGCAACGGTATCTCCAGCGAATTCCATGTCATGCGCCATGCGCAGAATCTGGAAAGCGTGAACACCTATGAGGGCACCCACGACGTGCACGCGCTGATCCTCGGCCGCGCCATCACCGGAATTCAGGCGTTCACCTGA
- a CDS encoding MBL fold metallo-hydrolase — protein sequence MALDNDIPFNRNFPLKPGVVDRPVPGVRRVLCDNPGPFTFTGTVSYIVGEGRVAIVDPGPDDDAHIAALLDAVRGETVTHIFVTHTHRDHSPAVPKIRQATGASVYAEGPHRAARPMHEGEPPRNKESNDLDFRPDVALTDGEVVSGEGWSLQAVTTPGHTANHMAFAWRERSLIFVGDHVMGWSTTIVVPPDGAMIDFMASLEKLAARPERLYFPGHGPEIEDGPRFADFMIRHRRAREASILHRLAKGDADIPSIVRASYIGIDPRLVSAAGYSVLAHLEDLAERGIVVTNGAPTIDKTYRLLVPLG from the coding sequence ATGGCGCTCGATAACGACATTCCGTTCAATCGCAACTTTCCGCTGAAGCCCGGCGTGGTCGATCGTCCGGTGCCGGGTGTGCGGCGAGTTCTCTGTGACAATCCCGGCCCGTTCACCTTCACCGGCACGGTGAGTTACATCGTGGGCGAAGGGCGCGTCGCCATCGTCGATCCCGGGCCGGACGACGATGCGCATATCGCGGCGCTGCTCGACGCCGTGCGCGGCGAGACGGTGACGCACATTTTTGTCACCCACACTCATCGCGATCATTCGCCTGCTGTGCCGAAGATCAGACAGGCGACCGGTGCGAGCGTTTATGCCGAGGGCCCGCACCGCGCGGCGCGGCCGATGCATGAAGGCGAGCCGCCCCGCAACAAGGAATCCAACGATCTCGACTTTCGCCCGGATGTCGCGCTAACGGACGGCGAGGTTGTTTCAGGCGAGGGCTGGTCGCTGCAGGCGGTGACGACGCCGGGCCATACCGCGAACCATATGGCGTTTGCCTGGCGCGAGCGCTCGTTGATCTTCGTCGGCGATCATGTGATGGGCTGGTCCACCACCATCGTGGTGCCGCCGGATGGCGCGATGATCGATTTCATGGCCTCGCTCGAAAAGCTCGCAGCGCGGCCGGAGCGGCTTTATTTTCCGGGCCACGGGCCGGAGATTGAAGATGGGCCGCGGTTCGCGGACTTCATGATCCGTCATCGCCGTGCGCGCGAGGCCTCGATCCTGCACAGGCTGGCGAAGGGCGATGCCGATATTCCGAGCATCGTGCGTGCGAGCTATATCGGCATCGATCCACGGCTTGTGAGCGCTGCAGGCTATTCGGTGCTTGCGCATCTCGAAGATCTGGCCGAGCGCGGCATCGTCGTAACCAATGGCGCGCCGACCATCGACAAGACCTATCGCCTCTTGGTGCCCTTGGGCTGA
- a CDS encoding DUF1499 domain-containing protein — translation MARRFSAAYLKEPISPLASWARRMAVFALVATVASVLVVRFGFLDFRPALTTFFGALACAGLSILLCFAAFAAIWQNGSRGMSRILLALFIDVLILAYPAYLALQYQRLPRLYDISTDPIDPPRFDALARLRAADGANPAAYAGLYSAEMQREAYPDIEPVYVNLSPQRAYDMALRIVTHRKWLVIDDRPPAPPQRIGRIEAVARTQVMGLREDVSIRVVPDGDGARVDIRSSSRYFEHDFGSNASRIRAFASELSDAADNAKPEKKILEPAKPQPKGTKRR, via the coding sequence ATGGCCCGCCGCTTTTCAGCCGCCTATCTGAAAGAACCGATTTCACCGCTCGCCTCGTGGGCGCGGCGAATGGCGGTGTTCGCGCTGGTCGCGACGGTTGCCTCGGTTCTGGTGGTGCGTTTCGGCTTCCTCGATTTCCGCCCCGCATTGACGACGTTCTTCGGCGCGCTCGCCTGCGCGGGCCTCTCCATCCTGCTGTGCTTCGCCGCCTTCGCCGCGATCTGGCAGAACGGCTCGCGCGGCATGAGCCGCATCCTGCTCGCGCTGTTCATCGACGTGCTGATCCTCGCCTACCCGGCCTATCTCGCCTTGCAGTACCAGCGCCTGCCGCGGCTCTACGACATCTCGACCGATCCGATCGACCCGCCGCGCTTCGATGCACTGGCCCGCCTGCGCGCCGCCGATGGCGCGAACCCGGCCGCCTATGCCGGGCTCTATTCCGCCGAGATGCAGCGCGAGGCCTATCCCGACATCGAGCCGGTCTATGTCAACCTGTCGCCGCAGCGCGCCTACGACATGGCGCTGCGGATCGTCACCCACCGCAAATGGCTGGTGATCGACGATCGCCCACCGGCTCCGCCGCAGCGGATCGGGCGCATCGAAGCGGTGGCGCGCACGCAGGTGATGGGATTGCGCGAGGACGTTTCGATCCGCGTCGTGCCGGACGGCGACGGCGCGCGCGTCGATATTCGATCTTCCTCGCGCTACTTCGAGCATGATTTCGGCAGCAACGCTTCGCGCATCCGCGCCTTCGCGAGCGAACTCAGCGACGCGGCCGACAACGCCAAACCCGAGAAGAAGATTCTCGAACCGGCAAAGCCTCAGCCCAAGGGCACCAAGAGGCGATAG